A genomic stretch from Nitrospira defluvii includes:
- a CDS encoding hemerythrin domain-containing protein produces MATTQLKSGTPKTSIRTLRDDHRKILALFQLYLAISPDSRHATVDQILGLVEEHLHKEEALLADRASQPGDQADQLIEHVVREHEEVRAMIEDLRGSETDDDQVLDEFFEVMMQTLRMHFLAEERDLFPRLRPPAG; encoded by the coding sequence ATGGCAACTACACAGCTGAAGTCGGGGACCCCAAAGACCAGCATCCGTACATTGCGTGACGACCATCGGAAGATTCTCGCGCTGTTTCAACTGTATCTCGCCATCAGCCCCGATTCCCGGCACGCCACGGTGGATCAGATCCTCGGCCTCGTTGAAGAGCATCTCCACAAAGAAGAGGCACTCCTGGCGGATCGAGCGTCCCAGCCAGGCGACCAGGCAGATCAGCTGATCGAGCATGTAGTGCGGGAACATGAGGAAGTGAGAGCGATGATCGAGGACCTACGCGGATCCGAAACGGATGACGATCAGGTGCTGGACGAATTCTTCGAAGTCATGATGCAGACGCTCCGCATGCACTTTCTGGCCGAGGAACGGGACCTCTTTCCGCGCCTCCGACCACCGGCCGGCTGA
- a CDS encoding Gfo/Idh/MocA family protein: MQRAPVRFAVVGLGHIAQVAVLPAFAHTQSDACLSALVSDDPVKRRVLSKRYDVRHTYTYRAYDTCLRSGEIDAVYIALPNSLHREFAVRAAKAGIHVLCEKPMAVTAADCRAMTRAADRYKVKLMVAYRLHFETCNLRTIKLAQSGTLGDLRLFHSVFTQQVRPGDVRLKQHLGGGPLYDIGVYCINAARYLFRDEPIEVSAFVGGGDRRFQTVEEAASVLMRFPHDRLATFTCSFGATDETMYDIIGTKGRVRVEPAYEYVGGLTAAVTINGKTKVETFKAGDQFAPQLIHFASCIRRNREPEPNGVEGLIDVQIIEALHQSARTGKPIALLLPRKRTRPDMRLAMHYPPVPKAKAVRTTSPTL; this comes from the coding sequence ATGCAGCGCGCTCCGGTTCGGTTTGCAGTCGTCGGTCTCGGACATATTGCGCAGGTTGCGGTGCTACCCGCGTTCGCGCATACACAGTCGGATGCATGCCTCAGCGCGCTCGTCTCTGACGATCCGGTCAAACGTCGTGTGCTCAGCAAGCGCTACGATGTCCGCCACACCTATACCTATCGCGCATACGACACCTGTCTGCGTAGTGGCGAGATCGATGCCGTTTACATCGCCCTCCCAAATAGTCTCCACCGCGAGTTCGCGGTACGAGCCGCCAAAGCCGGTATCCATGTGCTCTGTGAAAAGCCCATGGCGGTGACCGCTGCCGATTGCCGTGCAATGACGCGAGCCGCCGACCGCTATAAGGTCAAGCTCATGGTCGCCTACCGTCTGCACTTCGAGACCTGCAATCTCCGGACGATCAAGCTGGCCCAGTCGGGAACGCTCGGCGACCTGCGGTTGTTTCACTCGGTCTTTACGCAGCAGGTGCGTCCCGGCGATGTCCGACTGAAACAGCACCTCGGCGGCGGGCCACTGTATGACATAGGGGTCTATTGCATCAACGCCGCACGATATCTCTTTCGAGATGAACCGATCGAAGTCTCGGCTTTCGTCGGCGGCGGCGACCGCCGCTTTCAAACAGTAGAAGAAGCGGCCTCCGTCCTGATGCGCTTTCCCCACGATCGTTTAGCGACGTTTACCTGCAGCTTCGGTGCGACGGATGAAACCATGTATGACATCATCGGCACGAAGGGGCGTGTCCGCGTCGAGCCGGCCTATGAATATGTGGGGGGGCTGACGGCCGCCGTGACGATCAACGGAAAGACCAAGGTCGAGACATTCAAAGCCGGAGATCAATTTGCGCCCCAGTTGATCCATTTCGCCTCCTGCATCCGGAGGAATCGCGAACCCGAACCGAACGGCGTGGAGGGACTGATCGATGTGCAGATCATTGAAGCCCTGCACCAATCGGCTCGTACCGGAAAGCCGATCGCTCTTCTCCTTCCAAGGAAACGCACGAGACCGGACATGCGACTCGCGATGCACTATCCGCCGGTGCCGAAAGCCAAAGCCGTCCGCACGACCTCACCCACCCTGTGA